One stretch of Harmonia axyridis chromosome 1, icHarAxyr1.1, whole genome shotgun sequence DNA includes these proteins:
- the LOC123673917 gene encoding saccharopine dehydrogenase-like oxidoreductase, with the protein MSEKLDLILFGVTGLVGRYGVRYLYNLCKEKNLTWGVAGRSEYKIKKVLEKLEDETEDKSVVKIPIILADMSDEQSIKQMTSRCKVLIQSCGPLRKMREVVLKACIQSRTHYVDVTAEEKYIDKIQIKYHEEAKKAGIYVVCACGIDSVTYDLGLLHIQKKFKGTVNSVETYMKTDRNNPNIPEPSCSVSTWNSLIDLLVNKHELKALQAKIFNKNMPKLKPTLVTKYCPFKPYVEDGWSILSTGSDRSVMMRTQQYLYEEKNLRPVQIQTYFMLKALYYLIFYMIFGLMFLIFLPFKAGRKLLLRYPAFFSAGVFSSREPSEEMCENSNFRLTFVAKGWKNKTVGPDEKINEKPNHGMIFQVKGNNPRYGSTALCLIMSGILLSTQSDKLPSKPGVYTPGIAFGETTIVQDLHKRGLTFDILTEYTITS; encoded by the coding sequence ATGAGTGAAAAACTAGATTTGATTTTGTTTGGTGTTACCGGTCTTGTTGGTCGATATGGTGTCCGCTATCTATATAACTTATGCAAAGAGAAGAACTTAACATGGGGAGTTGCCGGAAGAAGCGAATACAAAATAAAGAAAGTCTTGGAAAAACTAGAGGATGAAACCGAAGACAAATCTGTGGTGAAAATACCAATTATTCTCGCTGATATGAGCGATGAGCAGTCCATAAAGCAAATGACTTCAAGATGTAAAGTCTTAATACAATCCTGTGGACCGTTAAGAAAAATGAGAGAGGTCGTCTTGAAAGCCTGCATACAATCCAGAACTCACTACGTTGATGTGACTGCTGAAGAGAAATACATCGACAAAATCCAAATTAAATACCATGAAGAAGCCAAGAAAGCCGGAATATACGTTGTGTGTGCTTGCGGCATTGACAGTGTAACCTACGACCTTGGCTTATTACACatacagaaaaaattcaaaggaaCAGTGAACTCCGTTGAGACCTACATGAAAACGGACAGGAACAACCCTAACATACCTGAGCCGAGCTGCAGTGTGTCCACCTGGAACTCTTTAATCGATCTTTTGGTGAACAAACACGAACTCAAAGCTTTGCAagcaaaaatattcaacaaaaatatgcCCAAATTGAAACCAACTCTTGTGACTAAATACTGTCCATTCAAACCTTACGTTGAAGATGGCTGGTCAATTCTTTCAACTGGTTCAGACAGGTCAGTGATGATGAGAACCCAACAGTATTTGTATGAAGAAAAGAACCTTCGCCCAGTCCAAATACAAACCTATTTCATGTTGAAGGCTCTTTATTATTTGATATTCTATATGATATTTGGCCTCATGTTCCTCATATTCTTACCTTTCAAGGCAGGAAGAAAGCTTTTACTAAGGTACCCAGCATTTTTCAGTGCTGGCGTCTTTAGTAGCAGAGAACCTTCCGAAGAAATGTGTGAGAATTCTAACTTCAGACTTACCTTCGTAGCCAAAGGATGGAAAAATAAAACTGTGGGACCTGATGAGAAAATCAATGAGAAACCCAATCATGGTATGATATTCCAAGTTAAGGGAAACAATCCGAGATATGGATCTACTGCCCTCTGTTTGATTATGTCAGGAATATTATTGTCAACACAGTCAGACAAATTACCAAGTAAACCTGGTGTTTACACCCCAGGTATAGCTTTTGGAGAAACCACTATTGTACAGGATCTTCACAAGCGTGGATTAACTTTTGATATCCTCACCGAATATACCATTACCTCATAA
- the LOC123673909 gene encoding saccharopine dehydrogenase-like oxidoreductase: MPERKLDVILFGVTGLVGRYGVNFFHELTSKRGLQIKWGIAGRNENKVRKVLQKLHEKTKDERIPKIPVFLADLQDPESIRKVVKNTRVLLNFCGPLLQHGENVIRTCIDLGTHYLDVSAEPNFIEKIQLEYDDQARKAGVYVSNSCGYDSLAYDMGIVFLQRKMKGLVNSVETYLKYGCDRGGIPGPDFNTSTWNSMIDLLGNSNELKQMRKLRKEEWPVLKPRLRRRLIPFKPENEEGWAILSPTADLSVMRRTQQHRYKERNARPVQIESYFVFPSFVEIILFIIFGGFLLLLSKTKFGRNLLLKNPSMFTGGCFSDKEPCEEKLDDNWCSLILVGKGWKDAKDQPKHAPDTELVARIKGNNTGYKLTSLCLVLSGIMLLTEPEKLPKRKGVLTPGVLLSETSIIEHLHANGLKFEWIKNKEMQKKSC, translated from the coding sequence ATGCCTGAAAGAAAATTAGATGTTATCTTGTTTGGAGTAACTGGTCTTGTTGGCAGATATGGGGtgaattttttccatgaattaaCGTCAAAGAGAGGACTTCAGATCAAATGGGGCATCGCcggaagaaatgaaaataaagtccGAAAAGTACTGCAAAAACTACACGAGAAAACTAAAGATGAGAGAATACCCAAAATACCTGTGTTTTTAGCTGATTTGCAAGATCCTGAGTCCATAAGAAAAGTGGTGAAAAATACCAGAGTATTGTTGAACTTCTGTGGACCTCTACTTCAACACGGTGAGAATGTTATCCGTACTTGTATAGATTTAGGGACTCATTACCTGGATGTGAGTGCTGAACCCAATTTCATCGAGAAAATCCAACTAGAATACGATGACCAAGCCAGAAAAGCAGGAGTGTATGTGTCCAACTCATGCGGTTACGATTCTCTGGCTTACGATATGGGTATTGTGTTCCTCCAAAGGAAGATGAAAGGATTAGTGAATTCTGTAGAGACATATTTAAAGTATGGTTGCGATAGAGGGGGTATTCCTGGACCAGACTTCAACACGTCAACTTGGAACTCTATGATCGATCTGCTTGGAAACAGCAACGAGCTCAAACAGATGAGAAAGCTCAGAAAAGAAGAGTGGCCAGTTCTCAAACCCAGATTGAGACGTAGGTTGATCCCATTCAAGcctgaaaatgaagaaggttgGGCAATTCTGTCTCCTACGGCAGATCTTTCGGTGATGCGAAGAACTCAACAGCATAGATACAAAGAGAGGAACGCAAGACCAGTACAAATAGAATCTTACTTTGTATTCCCTAGTTTCGTGGAGATAATTCTCTTCATTATTTTTGGTGGATTCTTGCTACTTCTCAGCAAAACAAAGTTTGGAAGGAATTTGCTACTAAAAAATCCATCTATGTTCACTGGTGGTTGTTTCTCCGACAAAGAACCCTGTGAAGAGAAGTTGGATGACAATTGGTGTTCTCTTATTTTAGTAGGTAAAGGATGGAAGGATGCAAAGGATCAACCTAAACACGCCCCCGATACTGAATTAGTGGCTAGAATCAAAGGAAATAATACAGGGTATAAATTGACTAGTTTGTGTTTAGTTCTCTCAGGAATTATGTTGCTCACAGAACCAGAAAAACTTCCTAAAAGGAAAGGAGTATTAACTCCTGGAGTTCTTTTGTCTGAAACGTCAATAATAGAGCACCTACACGCAAATGGACTCAAATTTGAGTGGATCAAGAATAAGGAGATGCAGAAAAAGTCATGTTAA